TCGCCGCTATAGGTCGGCACGATCAGCACGAAGGGTTCGCGGATATGGAACGCGTCTGCGCCAACTGGCGGAATGCGCGCCGCGCGCAGTCCGAGCTTGGCGACGAACCGATGGGTATTCTCGGATCGGCTGGAATAATAGACGATCAGGCCCATCGCTTGTCCTCAGGTCAGGAGAGCGCGCTGATCATGTCGGGACGGAAGCCCGCCCAATGCTGCTCGCCGGCGATGACCACAGGCGCCTGCATATAGCCGAGGCTGCGGACGCGATCGAGCGCTTCGGCATCCTCAGAGATATCGACGATGTCATAATCGACACCCAACCGGTCGAGGGCGCGGTAGGTGGCAGTGCACTGGACGCAGGCAGGCTTGCTGTAGACGGTGATGGTCATCATGTTCCTCGTGATTCAATGGATTCCGGACGAAAAACGGGGATCGGGCGCCTTGCAGCGTCCGAGGCAAAACTTGGCAATCAATCTGATTAGGGCGGCGCTTCAGGCGCCGGGCATTATCCCTTGCAGGATCTGTGCGGGCGGCGGTTTTGATTCTCTCGACATGACTTCAACCCCGAAGTGCTCATGCGGACGTTCGGGGGCAGCGCAACAGATGCGGATTTAATCCGCCTGACATGCACAACCTTCCGGACACCCCGCACGTGGACGTTTCGCTCAAGGCAGGTCTCCTGGCTTGCGGGTCGAAGCACCCTGCCCCCAGCCTTCCCAAAGCATCATGCCTCAGTGACCTGAAATCGGACAGTTGCTCGCCGCTTACAGTTGCGGGGGCAGCTCCGGTCTTGTTTTGCCTTCATGGCAAAACGCACCGTATTCCCGTCTTAGCCCGCGATCCTGACGAATCGAAGGAACCTTGAACACAAGATATAGTACTCGAATCAAAGTTGACGTCAACGGATGGTTTGTGCGTCGCGTTACGGCATGTTTGAAATTGCTACATTCCTGTGAAAAACATGGATAACAGCTGGTTAACAGCGGCAGGCTGTGGAGAAGCCTGCC
This Rhizobium brockwellii DNA region includes the following protein-coding sequences:
- the nrdH gene encoding glutaredoxin-like protein NrdH; amino-acid sequence: MTITVYSKPACVQCTATYRALDRLGVDYDIVDISEDAEALDRVRSLGYMQAPVVIAGEQHWAGFRPDMISALS